Below is a window of Phocoena phocoena chromosome 12, mPhoPho1.1, whole genome shotgun sequence DNA.
GTTCGGCAACAGCAGAGGTCCAAATTTGCCTAGGATGGTAACAGGAATAAATGgacaggacaggaagaaagattttttttttaattgcctggACACAAGAAATTATTGAGCTGGAGGGGGCAAAGAAGACTGTGAAGTTTACAGCCTAAATGACTCAGCTTGAGGGAGTGAGAGGGTGATCCCGTGTCAGCTAGGCGACTTAGTAAAGGGGAAAGCCCCAGATTTCAATAAGTATAAACATGGAATCAAGAGATTTTAAAGCTGGAAAGGGCTTCAGAGGTCATCTATGCTAGCCCCTTCATTTGATAGGAGGATGGCTAAGGCACAGGGCAGACGTGTGATTCAATCTAGGACAGTGAACAAAGGAGGACAAGTGTAGCAGCTGGAACCCACGTCTTCTCCTGCAGGGTCATCTGCCTGCTTCACTATCTGTTCTGTCTAGTTCTCTggacagtggctctcaaactcGGGACTAAGGACCAGGGCACATCTGCAGCCAAATTaggcaaaataagaaaaagagactgaatttttcaaaaaactaaaattattcatttaaagaaCTAACCTTTACTGGGTGATTATGTCCTTGCTTAACAATTGGTGTTACAATCTCCTTTCATTCAGGAAATGAAGCACTAATACGAATGGTACAATCTTTACTGTCTTTTTTAGCACAATTAAAAACTAGTAATTTAAGTTCTTCTtccagttcaaaaaaaaaaaagttctttaaaatctAAATGTCTGAGAGCCATTTCTCAGCATGACGAATCATGTGTGATCTCTTTTCCAAGACACACCAGTTGTGGGTAAAAACCTAGTCACACAAAGAATTACAGAACAGTGTTTTCCTGTCTCTGCCCCCGTCGGCAAGGGCAGGACTACAGCCGTCTTCTCTTTATCCTTTTCTTGCCTTAGAACTGGGCAGGAGTCCAGGGATGGACACTGGGGTAGAGGTGAGGGGATGAGGGACACCTACTCCCAGCATTTGGAATCACTGTCCCTTCTGTCCCTTGGCCTTGGACCAAGGCATGGTAGTAGTAGCGGGGAAGTGGACCCCAATTCTTTGATATGGCCCTGTGACATTTCTTCAATCCTTTTGTAAAATATCCTGCAAAATCAGCTTCAAGCCACCTTTCCACTAGATCGCGTTGTCTTTCCCACGTAGACAACCTCCCTGCTGTGGTCTGTGTGGAGGATTACAGTCCCTCAGAGAAGCAGACCTTGGTGGGCTGCCCTGCCAGGGCTCCAGAAAAGATTGGCGACGCCTGAATCCTGTTGGTCTGAGCTCGGTCCCAGGGCAGGTAGAACCTACAAGAATCCGGGCACTGAGTCACGGGACTGGAGCACTTTCGGTAAGCCGGCAGGAAGGCCTGATCATCAAAGATTCAAGGACAGCTGCCCCGTTTTTTCCTAAATGTGACCTAATGAGAAGACCGATGCTCCCAGAGTTAAGGGACTTGGGCTGCTTCTCCTACCATTTAGGGAGTTAAACAAGTCACTCTTCTTGGGCCTGTTCTCCTCATTTCCAAAACTACGTGTCTAGGATTCCTTTCAGGAATACAGCATCCTAAAATCGAACAGGATTTGGTAGACCTGCTGGGCAGGAGCCACGTGGGGTCCGGTGGGAACCCCCTAGGGGGAGGCGCTGAGACCACACTCCTCTGGACCTGACTCTCGGTCACTTCCCTTCCGGGGAGGCGGGGGAGTGTCGGTGGGCGGCGTGCGCGTCCCCGCTGAGCTCGGCGTGAGCGTCTCCTTCGGGCTCGGCGTGCGCGTCTCCGCCCGGCTTGCCacgggccccgggccccggccGGGTGGGCGGGGCAGAgttgggcggggtggggaggaccCACACCGGGAGAGCAGGCCGAGGagctgcaggaggaggaggaggaggaagacaggGGAGGGAAAAGGCGGCGGCCCGGCTGGGCAGAGAGGCGAGGAGGCGGCGGGTTGCACGGGGGTGTGGGGCGCGGAGCGGCGCCGGGACAGCGGGGAGCAGCCGGGCACGGCGGCCACGGCAGCCAGGGTCTGGGCCGCGGTTCGGCAGGGCCAGCCGGTGAGTGTCGGGGAGGCCCGCCCGGGAGGCCGGCGCCGTCCGGGCTGCGCCGGGGCCAGAGGCGGTGGCCGGGCAGTGCGAGGCCCGCGGCCGGGGCGCAGGCGGCCGTGGGGCCGGCTGGCCGGGCCTGGGGCGGAGCAAACGCGGCCCCGTCCGGGCGCCGAGAGGAAGTCGGCGGTGTGGGCGTCCGCGCCCAGCCCGCTGCCCGGCTCGCCGTGGAGGCCTCCAGCAAATGGCGACCCAGGCCCCGAGGGCCGACCCCAGGGGCACCCGGGCTCGCGTGTCTGTGTGTTGGGGAGGGGTGACGCCGGAGTTAAACTTAGGGAGCCCCAGGAACCTCGAAAACCtggcttctctttccttttgcccTTTAGAAACTTGCTTTGTTTGGGGACAGACGGGTTAAAGTAAGCCTGGGAGGCATCATCAACTGTCTCCACGGGATGAGTGAAGTTGGTAACTTTTCCATTCATGGAAGTGAGAGGATCTTAGTCTTAGCCTCAGTCCCTATTAAAGAGAAACATCCTGATTTTATAGATCGGAGGCGTGTGACCATTTACAAGTTATTTGTGTCCTGTCTCGTGGAAGTGCACTGCTTGGAAGGGGGCCATAGAGTGCACGTTGAATTTAATCTCCTTTGACTATGTTTTTTACACGTGTATTTAGAGAATAGAGACAGAACAGCGTGTTGTTTACCATGGTTCTGGTACTCCAttcccctctccctgtgtcttgtttttctttctgagccATGTCGTAAGTCTCGGATAAAAGATGCTTGGGAAGGAATTGACCTTTTATTCCAAAATTACTTTGTTGACTGGGATCCAAGATGAAGTTATTTATGGGCATGCTGGTATCAGTGTAGATTAACTTAAAACTGTAGATACAAAACCCCAAGCTTTCTtagcttttcatttctatttgctaCATTTCAATACAGTTTTGTGTCGTTTAGAGACCTAGTAAATTATATTAACAGAATTTTGTATTTGCTCATATTTATTAAGCTTTTCCAAAGTTGTTGACGGGCAGAAGGGAAAAGAGTAGCATAAAATGTAAGATGAGGGTTTTTCTAAGGGTTCAGTTTTTCAGTGTGCAGTTTTTGCTGAATCAGTGTTCTTCATGCTTAGTCACTGTTTCTTACTACAGAAGTTTAATTGGGGATAATATGGTGTTTTGCtaactttttaaattgtcaaTTTGTTTTTATCTGGTAGTGTAATGCGGTGACATAGCTTTTTTGGGTGTGTGATTCTGGAAATGTTAGTGGGTGGAGTTTTGTGAGTGTTACCAGAGAACCGAAGTTTCCGATATAGGCAAACTTTTATGCATTCCAAGTGTACTGGATATTTAATTTCAATCCAGTATTTCTCTATGGTTAGCAttggagacttttaaaaaagtatacaaaGTGTCCTAATAAAATACGCtgttgaagaaaaataatacgTATTTTGAGATAATGTATATAGTTAGAGAGGTGCTTTAAGGTCACCAAAGTAGACCTTTTTAGTGTGTTTACTGTTTGATATATTactgaaatgtgaattttaatgGCATCAGCCTTATGCTGTTCTGTATGGTTTTTGATAAATCTTTTAACTAAGTTACCATGACTACCATGCTGTGGAATGACATTGTATTTGTAGAATTAATCAATATTAAAGTCATCAGTCAAAAGgctgtataaaatattatttaatttcaaatttattttgatgaaataGGTGGGATTGACCTTGGACTGGTGGTTTTTACACTGTAGATAACTAGATAGTTAAATACAGATGAGCATCTCTTAATTACAGCCCAGTCTGTGAAAATCTTTTACAAAAAGGGTATGTCTTTTTCTTAAGAGTGGGTAATGTTAGCATCAGGTAGTTCCTCATATGATTGCTTTTAATCAGCTTCCTAAGTATAAATGACCTGATGTAAAAGTGATTGTACGTAACGGTTTGTGCATGCGGATGTGGCGGTTGTGTAAAGCGGGGTGCGTCTGTTTTCTGAGGAATGCGTGCTTGTATCTTGCTGGACACACGAATACTATAGCCGACTTTTGTGGAGTATGAGGTTGTTTTCACAGCACAGTAATCACCTCAAGGTCACCTCAAGCTGAGATTCCTTGGAAGCCCATATTCCCCTGTGCCGTGCTGCCCCTTTTAATAAGCTGAGTTCCACCATTTGGGCGGATTATTTTTATCTGAGTCTCAGCTCAAATAGCTTCTGgtatgaatattaaatatttattaatatatgttattttaatttctgatgtAAGTCTGCAGTAATTTTGCTTGCTTATTTAGTGGAGAACAATTGCACGTAGTTAGGACTTCCACTTTGGAATAAGCTACCCATGTCCATATTTAGAAATGGAGGAGGTATGTTGTGATTATATCGTAAATGGAAGggtgaaaagttgaaaacaaaattcCATATAATTAGGTCATCATTCTGTAAATAAAAAGTCAGAACcgaaatttaataaaagaatgtaGACAGTGTAACCGTCAGTAGGGCACTGCTTTGAGTTGGGAGTTTAATGATCTTGGATTTTGATCTTGTCCAGGCACTTCACCCCCCTTTTTTAAACCAGTGAAATAAAACGTCCAACTGAGGTTGTAGATTTATTATGGTTTTTAAAACTGAGTGCACCTGATCAGTAAATCAGCCAGCAGATGTTTGTATTTACTATGCAGTAGCACCTCCAACTATACAAGAAGGATGAGACTTGCTCTGGAGGAATTAAAAGTGATTGCTAAGTATGAAATTTCAGTCCTACTTGTGATTATGGTTAACTAGTTGAACAAGTCTGTCTATGGTTCCATTTCAGCCTTACATTGAAGCAACATTTTATTGTCTCAGTGGAATTCTTTTTTATCTAATATCATATTAATTGTAATATTAAGGAAGTAGGCTGACGCCACTTCCTTTTCTGAGCTTCCTTTCCTCACCCTCTATATACTCAGGCAGCTGCATACTTGCAGACACCTCcacctctgcttttctttttgaatCTAATGCCTCTATAGTCAGTAACCTGTAACCAGACTGCAGGGTTGATTAAGGAATTTAAATAGTGCAACAATATACAGGTAGATGTTTCCTTTTGTgacttttattactattattttttaagattttaaaacaatggaatattgaaattaattttacttgatttacttttccctttaatttgcttttttgatgGACAGTTTAGCTTATTTCCTATAAAATGCCTGGAACATATCAcctagatactcaataaatgtttgagtaCTTTTGACTTTTTATAGCTGGTACAATGAGGTAATTTTGACTCAATCTGCTTGACTAATTCtagatttataaaatatctttttatgaaGTATGTAGTTTTCCATGAAGTCAAGAATTGTTTTGGAATCCAACTGGTTATTTCTTGTattataataatttcatttattcatgttttttcGATAAGTGAAGCTCTAATTGAGGCACAGTTTTGAATTCAGGGAACACAGGAATGAATGAGACAGAGATGGTGCCTCCTTTGTGGAGCTTATAGTTTTCCCGTGGAGATAGATATTAAACAGGGTAATGATTTACTTCAAGTTATGACTAGTATTACCAAGGAAAAATGCAGTGTGTAATGAGCACATAAGTATAATACGGAATCCATACCATACCTTGCCTTTGGGTATGTggaaaagtgacatttaagctgataAAGATTTGAGGTAACAGTTGGGGAAGTAAAGGAGTGTGTAAagtatgtgtgtctgtctgtctcttggAGGCAGAGGCAGACATTAAGAACAGCCTGAAAAGCTGTGTTGAATATTTGGGTGACTTGATTTAGCATATTTAAAATCGTGCTGATTTgcagtgctttatttatttatcgccTTATGTATTGTaatgaatttggaaaaataaaggaattcttTTTTGAGGGCAATATCTTTCTGTCTAGAAATAGCCTTAAATGACAAAGTCTCATTTCATTGTATGTGAAAATGCCATGCCTTAAATTGTTTTTATGGATTGCTTGTCAGCCACAGATTATGAGTTGGCCTAGAATTTCTGTTAGAGAAAATTGAAACTATTGTAAAACATTTAATCTTTTACAGTATTTTCTAGTCTAATGAAACTTTTTCCAGTCATTCAACTTTAAGTGTAAATAGATATGTTATTTGGAACGTTAAGATTCTTTTTCAagagagtttattttaaaaaagttaatactGAGGAGTTTTAAATTAAGCTCGTCTTGACCTTGAAGCCTCAGTTTTAGCAACAAGTTTTCTGCTGGACCTGCTGTGTCACTGTTCAGCTGATAAATCAGGGATTGACATTTTAAACCCGTTTCATAGGATTTGTGAGCAATTGTGCAATACTTTTTGGAGGCATATTTAATTTGATAATAGCGATCTTGAAAGAGGGTGGATCTGgaacttttaaattctgaaacaGTACCCCAGAATACTTTTTGGGTATTGtctactgcattttaaaaagacttatttcttaatatatttaattgtaaAATGGACTTAAACTTGATTCCTTCTTTGTATAGCTGTTTTGAGAATGGTTAAATTTGTactatttcatatgtttatacTGAGCGTTATAaatgtaagttatttttaaaataatttaaaactcttATGTTCAAAGCAAAGTAATGTGCTATTATAATTAGAAAGGACCAAAAAGACTCTCTTGACCACAAGGGTGATTAAGTGTTGGAATAAACTACAAACAAAGTTGTGTAACTTCCATTCCTCAAATACCATCTTAAAATTGGATCACCAAGTTACTGAAGTGCTGtcttattttcttaaactttataAGCATATCTCTTATCGTCCATATGTATTGATGAGATATAGATTtcaatcctagctctgccacttactaggtagatgaccttgggtaagtcacctACCCTCtgtgtacctcagttttctctgggttgttatgaagattaagtgaCATTGACATGATTCTACAAAGAAGGATAAAGTAGGGACATAGTGTTCCATTTTCCTTGAAGTCTACttcagtaaataataaatgttgtgGACTCATTGCTgtggatgcttttatttttattattatttaatcatttcttttattcagaGGGGGAATAGTGTGGAAGAGGGTATTTATTTTGAATCTTGAGAGCCCTCTACTTCTATTTACCTTTCAGAGTTGTTGCTGTTTTGCATTTAACTCAGTTGTTTGTAACAGTTGCTATTTTAAACACTTTTGAATTAAGCATGTTTTGAGATGTGTTCTGCCTGGTATAATCATGTGATGTGCATGTAACATAAGGTGTTCCTACTAGTTCTGAGAGCCTTGGTCACTTCTGTTGGAACTGCTTGTGTTTTTAGGTTTCTCTGTTAGTAACAGTCACGTTTATAACCTTCAGCATGTGAGATGAACTCAGTCTACTTGTAAAGTAAGAAAGCTACAGCTGTTTTCACAATCTAATCACCCAGTAAAATTTGTCTTAATTCTTATTAAAGTTTCTCTTTGCTTAACTTACAAATGTCATCATTAGTCtgtcatttcttctattttaaccCTTTTTAGCATGTCTATCTTCAATTTATAGGTTCTGTCTTTAGCTTTAAAATTTATAGGGATAAGCATTCAGAAGTATTTAactcatttgtaatttttaaacacagttttaaaatgtagttttgtTGTTAAGTGTGTACCTTGTTTTTTTCTGTCCCTGGCATCAGTTCACACCATAATATCAACTCAGAACTTTTCTACTTAATCAACAAAGCTCTGTCAATAATAGACTTTTGCTGTTTGAGTTTGAGGAAAATCAAGCCTggactggagaaaaagaaatagcaatttGGGGAATGATTAGTTTACATTAGCCACCTAGAAGTAAGATAGaattaatggaagagaatatgtgAGAGAACTAGCAAGGCTTTATGCActaaagtgaagaaaaatagGCTAAGAATCGGCTTCTTATccagaaaattattattaatttaatttggaaaaattttaggTGAGTTGCCTGTGCCATATACACCTAgagatatataataaataagtagcTGTAGAGATCTGAAGTTTGGAAGAGGGATCTGGGCAGGAGGTATAGATGAGTTTTTAAGCATATAAGTGGTAATGAAGCTTTTGAGAAATTGGGAGGATGTATAGAATGAACCAGAAATGACATGGATCCCTGAAGAAGagtaatattttagaagaaaagattaaGGAATAACCAAAGAGGTAGGGGGAACACCAGGGAAATGTGAAAccataaaaactaaagaaagataGTAGTTCAGAAAGGAGGAATTAGTCAACAAAATGATATAATGGCTAAGGAAGATGAGGTCTGGAAAAAATGCCCTTTGGATTTAGCATTGAGGATCTACATAGAGCGGTTTTAATGAGTGGTGGTAAAAGTAAACACACATTAGAGGGCTGAAGAGTATATGGGAAGTTAACggggtttgtttgttgtttttcttttgaaagcttgactgaaaaggaaaaaaaacagcaaaagggGGATATTGCTTtattatacatgtttttaaagatgaaatagtCTTTTAAGTTTTTGCTGCTAATAGGAACAAGCCAATAAAGAAGTTGAAGATTATAGAAATAAGACATTGAATAGGCTAATTATAAGTAAATCAGTGCATTGTGCcaatactttctctttttttgtataaAATTTTTCTTGCTAAAAGCAGGAAAGAACATTAGTTATCTGTAACCCTCTTGTGTTATTTTGTGGGTACTATTTCTGTGCTTAAAATCCTCAGCGGTTTCTAACTGCTTAAAAGTCTGAACTCCTTAGAGTAGCGTATAACACACTTTCCATAACTTTCCTTATTCCTGTCCCACCTCATCTCTCACAGCTACTTTGCATTTCACCTTGTGATCCAGCAATACTGGGAAACTTGAGGTTCCCTCAACATGTTTTGTGAATTCTTGCTTTTCTGTATTTGCAAATGCTGTTACTTCTGCATTGAATGCCTCTCTTCGTTTCTAACCCTACCCTCCTGCGCTTAAGACTTCTCATCTTTCAAGACTACTGTGAACTcttctccaccccccacccataCTGATTTTCTCTGTCATATTGATCATATAAAAATGTGACATGATTTTACTTTCATCTCTGACCTCCTGCTGAAGCTCCTTGAGAGGAGGCACCATGTCTTCTAATCTTCACGTTGCCATACCAAACACAGAGTCTGGTACATGGCAGTTAAACAATAAAtaagtgttgaatgaatgaatggaaactGGCCCTCAGAAGTAAGTGATTCGTCCACTGCCACAGAAGTGGAGCTAGAGCttatattttttggataaatGCCCTCTTTGTTTTAATTAAGGCTTACTCTTTATTTGTTGTAAAATTTATTAAGGCGTAGGTAGAAAGAGAGGTCGGTAGATGAAATCATACATCAATTTATGTATTTGGAGggaatattaaagaaaacatcTAATCAGGTTTTAGTTAAGTATATTCATGAAATTCAGATTATTCTCTTTTAGGAATGTGATGAGGTCTCTGCAATGTGGAGTGCATCATAGCCAgtttagttaaaattaaaaaggtaaaagctGGAGCATTCTCTGAAACCTAAAGTTCAATATTCATTAACTGGTTTTTGGCATTAATTTATATACTACACAATATACTAGAATTTAAGTATTATATTGAAATGTTTGGCCTGTTGGGCAGATTGTTATATGGTACATAAAAATGAACTTTTGACTTACTTCTTGAATTAAAGTGCTTAAGCTGTTTCAAGATGGATTGATTATATGTCAAATAaacttgttaaatgtttattttatatatttcatcctCATATAAGCCAATAAACCTTCATGATTTGAtgtttttccttaaaagtttttaaaaagcgaCCACTTTTTGCCtaacttgttctttcttttccatctcaGTAACTAGAGCTGGACTGGCCATTATGGAGGAGGGGCTGCAGCACTCTCACTGCGTGAATTGTGTCAGTAGACGGTGTATGACCAGACCAGAGCCTGGGATTTCCTGTGACTTGATAGGTTGTCCATTGGTTTGTGGAGCAGTTTTCCATTCTTGTAAAGCTGATGAGCATCGACTTTTATGTCCATTGGAACGAGTGCCTTGCTTAAATAGTGACTTTGGATGTCCATTTACAATGGCTCGAAATAAAGTTGCCGAACATCTAGAAATGTGTCCTGCAAGTGTGGTGTGCTGTACTATGGAGTGGAACCGATGGCCAGTTAGTTATGCAGACCGGAAATCGTATGAAAATCTAAGCAGAGATGTTGATGAAGTGGCACAATTAGATATGGCCTTGGCCCTTCAAGACCAAAGGATGCTCTTAGAGTCTCTCAAAGTAGCCACCATGATGTCAAAAGCAACTGATAAAGTATCAGAACCTAGAGAACAGATCTCAGTTAAATCAAGTGTCCCAGAAATACCACATACTAATGGTTTGGTGTCTGTTGATGAAGACTCTTATGGTGCACTTTATCAAGCTACTGTTGAAACAACCAGAAGTTTGGCTGTTGCTTTAGATATCCTGAATACCGCCACAAGAGACGTTGGCATGTTAAGTACGAGTCTTTGCGCTTccccaaatgaaatgaaagaagaagaaaatgccaGAGAAAGCTTACAGAACAGAAACTTGAAAGACCAGGACCATCTTTATGAGGATGAGATAGGAGCAGTAGGTGGGATTGACCATAATGACACAAGTCAGAATGCCCAGTCTGAACAAAATGGTTCAAGTGATTTATTATGTGACTTGGATGCCAGTTCCTATGGCACTTCTGCTCTTTGTAATGGCTTTCCTTTGGAAAAGATATGTACACAGGTCATTGAGCAGAATCAGAATTTACATAGTGACTCAAAACAAAGTAACTTAACAAATAGAGAATGTGTAGCATCAGATGGCCCTTCAGAACCTTCTAGTTCACTTTCAGTAGCAGCACAAGTTAGGGAAGTAATACCATCTAATGCTTTGCCTAATGGCACAGTTCAGCATATCCTCATGCCAGATGATGATGAAGACTTGTGTTGGAAAAAAGTAGACTTAGGGGACCTAAGGAATGTGGATGTCTTATCTTTCAGTCATCCTCCTTCATTCACAT
It encodes the following:
- the FBXO30 gene encoding F-box only protein 30, translating into MEEGLQHSHCVNCVSRRCMTRPEPGISCDLIGCPLVCGAVFHSCKADEHRLLCPLERVPCLNSDFGCPFTMARNKVAEHLEMCPASVVCCTMEWNRWPVSYADRKSYENLSRDVDEVAQLDMALALQDQRMLLESLKVATMMSKATDKVSEPREQISVKSSVPEIPHTNGLVSVDEDSYGALYQATVETTRSLAVALDILNTATRDVGMLSTSLCASPNEMKEEENARESLQNRNLKDQDHLYEDEIGAVGGIDHNDTSQNAQSEQNGSSDLLCDLDASSYGTSALCNGFPLEKICTQVIEQNQNLHSDSKQSNLTNRECVASDGPSEPSSSLSVAAQVREVIPSNALPNGTVQHILMPDDDEDLCWKKVDLGDLRNVDVLSFSHPPSFTFLSNSCWSKPKEDKAVDTSDLEVAEDPMGLQGIDLITAALLFCLGDSPGGRGISDSRMVDVYHIDFGTQTFSLPSAILATNTMVGEIASASACDHANPQLSNPSPFQTLGLDLVLECVARYQPKQRPMFTFVCGQLFRRKEFSSHFKNVHGDIHAGLNGWMEQRCPLAYYGCTYSQRRFCPSTQGAKIIHDRHLRSFGVQPSVSTVLVEPARNCVLGLHSDHLSGLPFEVLQHIAGFLDGFSLCQLSCVSKLMRDVCGSLLQSRGMVILQWGKRKYPEGNSSWQIKEKVWRFSTAFCSVNEWKFADILSMADHLKKCSYNIVEKQEEAIPLPCMCVTRELTKEGRSLRSVLKPVL